The following is a genomic window from Amycolatopsis sp. BJA-103.
GCCACAGGCGCCGGATCGGCACCGCGCGCTGGTCCGGCTCGAGGACGTCGGTCCGAGGACGAAGCCCGAGGAACTCCGGCGGATCACGGATTTCCTGATCCAGCAGCAGGTTCCGTTCTCCCTCGCGGTCTACCCGTACTACTCGGATCCGCAGGGCCGGGCCAACAACGGCGACCCGACCTCCGCGCGGCTGGTGGACTCGCCGGAGCTGGTCGGCGTGCTCAAGGACGCCGTCCAGGCGGGCGCGACGCTGATCATGCACGGCTACAGCCACCAGAGCGACAGCGGCCCGAACCCGTACGACGGGGTGAGCGCGAGCGATTTCGAGTTCTACAAGGCCAGTGTCGACGGCGAAGGCGTCGTGCACATGGACGGGCCGATGCCCGAGGACTCGGCTCAGTGGTTCGACCAGCGCATCGCGACCGGCCTCGGGGAATTCCGGCGGGTGGGCCTCCCGGAGCCGACGATGTTCGAGTTCCCGCACTACGGCGGTTCCGCCGTGGACTACCAGCAGACCACCGCGCTCTTCCAGGGACGCTACGACCGCGGCAGCTACTACGCGGGCTTCTGCCCCGGCGGCCGCTGCGGCTCGACGGCCACGGCGACCTCGGAACAGGTGTACGGCCAGTTCTTCCCGTATCCGGTGCGCGACGTCTACGGGGCGAACGTCGTCCCCGAGAACATCGGCAACGTGGCGCCCATCGCGTTCAACCAGCACGCCGCCCGCACCGCCGTCGACATGCTCGCCGACGCCCAGAGCGCGCTCGTCGTCCGTGACAACGTGGCGAGCTTCTTCTACCACCCGTTCCTCGGCGAGGGCGGCCTGCGGGATCTGGTGAACTCGTTGCGGGCGCTGGGGTACCGCTTCGTCACACCGGCGGAGATCCTCGACGGCTGAGCATAGGATCGGGCCATGCTCGAGAACCTGCTCACGCCGGAGACCAGGACCGATCCGTACCCGTTCTACCGTCAGGTCTTCGGCCGCGGACCGGTGTTCGAGGCCGCCGACCGGTTCTTCGTGGTGAGCGGGTTCGAGGAGGCCTCCGCGCTGCTGAAGAACCCCGCGTTCGGGCATTCGGAGCCGGAGGTGCTGCCGGATCCGCACGAAAACGAGCCGGTGGACGACGAGGGCCGCGTGATCCGGTCGTTCCTCGGGCTCGATCCGCCCGATCACACGCGGCTGCGGCGGCTGGTCTCCAAAGCCTTCACGCCGAGGATGGTCGAGCAACTCGCCCCGCGAGTCGAAGAACTGGCGAAGGAACTGGTCTCGAAAGCGCTCGAAATGGGCGAATTCGACCTGATGACCGAGATCGCGAAGCCGCTGCCGGTCGTCGTCATCAGCGAGATGCTCGGCGTGCCCCTCGCCGATCGCGACCGGTTCGAGGGCTGGTCGCACGCGATGGGGCGCGCGCTCGACCCGTCCTTCCTGATCGCGAAGGAGACCGTCGCCGCGGCGGTCGCCGCCCGCCGCGAGTTCGTCGCCTATTTCCGCGAACTGGCGAAGGACCGGCGGAAGCGGCCGACCGGCGACCTGTTCTCCGACCTGGTGTCGGTTTCCGACGAGGGCGACAGACTCAGCGAGGGCGAGCTGGTGATCACCGCGATGCTCCTGCTGGTCGCCGGGCACGAAACGACGACCAACCTGATCGGCAACGGGATCCTCGCGCTGCTGAACCACCCGGAGCAGCTCCGGAAACTGGCCGACGACCGGTCGAAGATCCCGAACGCGGTCGAGGAGATGCTCCGGTACGACTCCCCCGTCCAGCTGACCACCCGCATCGCCTTGCGGGACGCGACCGTCGGCGACCGGTTCGTCGGCGAAGGCGCCCAGACGGTCGTTCTGCTGGGAGCGGCCAACCGCGACCCTCGCGCGTACGAGGACCCGGACCGCTTCGACGTCGACCGGCCCTCACCGAGGCATCTCGCGCTGGGACAGGGCATCCACTTCTGCCTCGGCGCCCCGTTGGCACGGCTGGAAGGGCGGACCGTGTTCGAAGCGCTGCTCGGCGCGGGCCTCGCCTTCCACCGGACCTCCGAGCCGGCCTGGGTGAAGCAGGTGACGTTGCGCGGCCTCTCCGGCCTGCGGCTCGAGTTCGCCTGAGGGGGCGGAAAGTCCGGTTCTCGACCTTCGACGGTTGCCGTCCGCCACCGGACTGCAACATGCTGTGCGCCCGACCCGGTCCCGGTGGGGGTGCCCTATGTACCAGGAAACCAAGGAGCCCAGCGCACGGCGAGCGGTGCCGGACGCGGTCAGGTCCGGCCCCTTCCATCGCGCGCTTTCCGAGGCGGTGGATCACCGCGGCCTTTCCCTGTCCCGGATCCGGGCGCATCTGGCGGCACGCGGGGTTTCCGTGGCCGAATCGACCCTGAGCTACTGGCAGCGCGGACTCCGGCATCCGTCGACGCCGCGGTCGCTCGACATCGTCCGCGCGCTCGAAGCGGTGCTGGGCCTGCCCGCGGACAGCCTGGTCGTCCTGATCGGCCCGCAGCGGAGGTCTCCCGGCGAAGGCGACCGCAGGCCGTCGTTGCCGGAACTACGGCAGAGCTGGGCCGAAACCTGCTCGCTGCTGGACGAACTGAGCGAGTCACCCGGTGCGGCGGGAAACGCGAAGGTCGACGTCGTGACCGTCGTCGACGTGCTGACCATGACGGTGGAAGGCCGGATCGTGGAGATCACCTCGACGATGGTCGTCCGGGCGCGGGAAACCGGAGCGGACGGCTTCGTGGTGACCCACCAGGACGAACCCGGCACCGACATGGAGGCCACGTCCGTCGTCGCCGTCGACGGTTGTCGAAGAGGCAGAGTGCGAAGAAGTACCTCATCACCGGGAATGGTCTTTGAGCTCCTCTTCGACCGTGGCCTGGCCGAGGGCGAGACGCACACCTTCGCGTTCACGTTACACCTGGCCGAGTCCGTCCGTTCGACCTGTTTTCACCGGACAGTGCGCTCTCGCATGTCCGCCTACCTTCTCCGGATGCGGTTCGACGCCGGAGCGATCCCGGCCCGCTGCGTCAAAACCGTCCGCGAGCGCGAAGAACTTCCTCCCGTGGTCAGCGAACCGTTGTTCTGCGGGCCGGGAGCCACGGTCAGCGCGTATTTCGAAGACCTCGGCGTCGGGATCGCCGGAATCGACCTCATCTGGGAGTGAGCCGGCGCTTGCGCCAGACCAAGAACACCGCGAGGGCGAGCACGGCCACTCCCCCGGCGATCGATCCGGCCAGAATCGCGACGGGCACACCGCCGTCGACGGGCTGCGGGCCGGCCGGGGCGAAGCCGATTCCTTGATTGCGCTGATAGTCCGAGCCCGGCATCTTGTCGCCGTAACGGTCGTGCACCTTCCGCTGGTAGTCGGGAAGCGAGAGGGACTTTCCCACCTCCGACTGGGGAAGGCTCGCCCGCAGGAGTACGACGTCGTCCGC
Proteins encoded in this region:
- a CDS encoding DUF2334 domain-containing protein, producing MTKDKGTQRFRLPAWFRLAVVAVVAVTVAVVVLVQVTKKTPVTASPPATPVSLAGRAPEAGKAGLPGPGGDPDRRTLVLYDDGRKKDGTTSPPDEVKTAEAYAMFTANLVSRGTAWKLQPAADYRPRQADEFQAIVYLGSIYDASLPKAFLTDVTTTRIPVVWIGANIWQLHASSGKAAGGPGWRAEGYRDDNPTTVTYKGTPLRRDPRSGTGVVAIDVRDRTKVQILAEASAPGGTPSPWAVHSGQLTYLAEVPYAYAEAQDRYLAAADILLGVLSPQAPDRHRALVRLEDVGPRTKPEELRRITDFLIQQQVPFSLAVYPYYSDPQGRANNGDPTSARLVDSPELVGVLKDAVQAGATLIMHGYSHQSDSGPNPYDGVSASDFEFYKASVDGEGVVHMDGPMPEDSAQWFDQRIATGLGEFRRVGLPEPTMFEFPHYGGSAVDYQQTTALFQGRYDRGSYYAGFCPGGRCGSTATATSEQVYGQFFPYPVRDVYGANVVPENIGNVAPIAFNQHAARTAVDMLADAQSALVVRDNVASFFYHPFLGEGGLRDLVNSLRALGYRFVTPAEILDG
- a CDS encoding XRE family transcriptional regulator — its product is MYQETKEPSARRAVPDAVRSGPFHRALSEAVDHRGLSLSRIRAHLAARGVSVAESTLSYWQRGLRHPSTPRSLDIVRALEAVLGLPADSLVVLIGPQRRSPGEGDRRPSLPELRQSWAETCSLLDELSESPGAAGNAKVDVVTVVDVLTMTVEGRIVEITSTMVVRARETGADGFVVTHQDEPGTDMEATSVVAVDGCRRGRVRRSTSSPGMVFELLFDRGLAEGETHTFAFTLHLAESVRSTCFHRTVRSRMSAYLLRMRFDAGAIPARCVKTVREREELPPVVSEPLFCGPGATVSAYFEDLGVGIAGIDLIWE
- a CDS encoding cytochrome P450, producing the protein MLENLLTPETRTDPYPFYRQVFGRGPVFEAADRFFVVSGFEEASALLKNPAFGHSEPEVLPDPHENEPVDDEGRVIRSFLGLDPPDHTRLRRLVSKAFTPRMVEQLAPRVEELAKELVSKALEMGEFDLMTEIAKPLPVVVISEMLGVPLADRDRFEGWSHAMGRALDPSFLIAKETVAAAVAARREFVAYFRELAKDRRKRPTGDLFSDLVSVSDEGDRLSEGELVITAMLLLVAGHETTTNLIGNGILALLNHPEQLRKLADDRSKIPNAVEEMLRYDSPVQLTTRIALRDATVGDRFVGEGAQTVVLLGAANRDPRAYEDPDRFDVDRPSPRHLALGQGIHFCLGAPLARLEGRTVFEALLGAGLAFHRTSEPAWVKQVTLRGLSGLRLEFA